In Magnolia sinica isolate HGM2019 chromosome 12, MsV1, whole genome shotgun sequence, a single genomic region encodes these proteins:
- the LOC131220179 gene encoding cysteine-rich repeat secretory protein 57-like → MHFLVSKTIHVLLLSSLLLLSQDPISAEDPIFTVCPPETSNYTSGSQFETNLNRLLPLLSPDGSINLNGYYNYTSGKDSNIVYGYSQCMSGATEEECNACLKNSTVEIIRRCSNRMEAVIRYYNCILRYSYRPFFSVANTTIRIELILLQDAANTTFFNEQLGSLMRGLTSKAASKQSKFATGNIYLNVFQNIHGLASALETNRLAIAFHVWM, encoded by the coding sequence ATGCATTTCCTTGTATCAAAAACCATCCATGTACTTCTTCTTTCATCCCTACTACTTCTTTCCCAAGATCCCATCTCAGCCGAAGATCCAATCTTCACAGTCTGTCCACCGGAAACTTCAAATTACACTTCCGGGAGCCAATTTGAAACAAATCTCAACCGTCTACTCCCATTGTTATCTCCAGATGGGTCCATCAATCTCAACGGCTACTATAATTACACCTCCGGCAAAGACTCTAACATAGTGTACGGCTACTCCCAGTGCATGTCTGGCGCAACTGAAGAAGAATGCAATGCATGCCTCAAGAATTCAACAGTCGAGATCATCAGACGGTGTTCCAACAGAATGGAAGCTGTCATCCGATACTACAACTGCATCTTACGTTATTCCTACCGTCCATTCTTCTCCGTAGCCAACACTACCATTAGGATAGAGCTTATCTTACTTCAGGATGCCGCCAACACAACCTTTTTTAATGAGCAATTAGGAAGTCTGATGAGAGGTCTGACATCCAAGGCCGCTTCAAAGCAGTCCAAATTCGCAACTGGGAACATCTATCTGAATGTCTTCCAGAACATACATGGTCTCGCCAGTGCACTAGAGACTAATCGGCTGGCAATTGCATTTCATGTCTGGATGTGA